One segment of Solanum stenotomum isolate F172 chromosome 1, ASM1918654v1, whole genome shotgun sequence DNA contains the following:
- the LOC125868238 gene encoding LOW QUALITY PROTEIN: transcription termination factor MTEF1, chloroplastic (The sequence of the model RefSeq protein was modified relative to this genomic sequence to represent the inferred CDS: substituted 1 base at 1 genomic stop codon) has product MRSHMTNRQCRXMWLKEAMLLCSSIPTTKNCFFISATNIPFSSSPNPPFLLRFHTSHRENLRYLKSLGIIKPGTKIYKTTPSPESLSQILSTVNFLNSQGFSQADISRIALVCDHVFSPEFNVESVFDFFKFDLAATPGETQGLILRCPQILESNVQFCLRPTLLYLKELDIGNLNLPTNLNAHLLNTRVDKLQEKVTFLQGIGFSYEESAKFCARFPAIFGYSIEHNLWPKYEYLAEGMKRDIEELKLFPQYFAFSLRNRIVPRHLHLKERNVAIPLKRMLLWSDQRFYAKWK; this is encoded by the coding sequence ATGCGGAGCCACATGACAAATAGACAATGTAGATAAATGTGGCTAAAAGAAGCTATGCTTCTTTGCTCTTCTATCCCAACTACAAAAAACTGCTTTTTCATCTCTGCCACAAATATCCCATTTTCTTCATCTCCAAATCCTCCTTTCCTCCTCAGATTTCATACTTCTCACCGCGAAAATCTCCGTTATCTAAAATCTCTTGGAATTATTAAGCCTGGTACCAAAATCTATAAAACAACCCCATCCCCAGAATCCCTTTCCCAAATTTTATCCACTGTGAACTTCCTCAATTCCCAAGGCTTCTCCCAGGCTGATATATCCAGAATTGCTCTTGTTTGTGACCATGTATTTTCTCCTGAATTTAATGTTGAATCTGTATTTGATTTCTTCAAGTTTGATTTAGCTGCAACCCCAGGAGAAACTCAAGGTTTAATTCTTCGATGCCCTCAAATTCTTGAATCCAATGTCCAATTCTGTTTGAGACCAACACTGCTTTATCTTAAAGAATTAGACATTGGAAATTTGAACTTGCCAACAAACTTAAATGCTCATCTACTGAATACCCGAGTGgataaattgcaagaaaaagtTACATTTTTGCAGGGAATTGGGTTTTCTTATGAAGAATCAGCCAAGTTTTGTGCTAGATTTCCTGCTATATTTGGTTATAGCATTGAACACAACTTGTGGCCAAAGTATGAGTATTTGGCTGAGGGTATGAAGAGGGATATTGAGGAACTGAAACTGTTCCCTCAGTACTTTGCTTTCAGCCTTAGAAACCGGATTGTTCCTAGACATTTGCATCTCAAGGAAAGAAATGTTGCAATTCCCTTGAAAAGAATGTTGCTGTGGAGTGATCAAAGATTTTATGCTAAATGGAAATGA